The uncultured Methanomethylovorans sp. genome contains a region encoding:
- a CDS encoding DUF1788 domain-containing protein yields MKLEERLEQLKEQIQSDDFLKAKGLGNEVPFWIFDYSPDKELLVRDTILKINSSLEKKSVNVLIIDLYDICLELIESKIKLEQVDQFEEKKGSDELLKKLKLMLKPEILKNAIQAKMETNGNFQMIFLTGIGKAWPIVRSHSILNNLQPVSGNIPLIAFYPGKYSGFDLSLFGKFKDANYYRAFRLINDGTDP; encoded by the coding sequence ATGAAGCTGGAAGAAAGATTAGAGCAATTGAAGGAACAAATCCAGAGCGATGATTTTCTTAAAGCTAAGGGACTTGGTAATGAAGTTCCTTTCTGGATATTCGATTACTCTCCTGATAAAGAGTTACTGGTAAGGGATACTATCCTTAAGATCAACTCGTCTCTGGAGAAGAAATCCGTTAATGTCCTGATAATAGATTTGTATGATATCTGCCTGGAGCTCATAGAGAGTAAAATAAAATTAGAACAGGTCGATCAGTTCGAAGAGAAAAAGGGTTCTGATGAATTACTCAAGAAATTGAAGCTCATGCTCAAGCCTGAGATACTGAAAAATGCCATTCAAGCTAAAATGGAGACGAATGGGAATTTCCAGATGATCTTCCTGACAGGTATCGGTAAGGCCTGGCCGATAGTGCGTTCACATTCCATTTTAAACAATCTGCAGCCTGTATCAGGTAATATTCCTCTTATCGCATTCTATCCCGGAAAGTATAGTGGCTTTGACCTTAGTTTGTTCGGTAAGTTCAAGGATGCGAACTATTATCGTGCCTTCAGGCTGATCAATGATGGAACTGATCCTTAG